The genomic window CAAGGCCATGATCTAGGACAAGGAAGGTGATCCATCCATTGTCTCCTTGATCTCTCTTCCAACCTTTTTGTTGTTTATTAGATCGATCAACTACCCTTCCAATTTGCCCAAAGTAGACATTATTGACTGCCTTGCTTCGATTTTAATCTGCATGCAGGCATCCCGCCGGACCAGCAGCGGCTCATCTTCGCCGGGAAGCTAGCACCTAGATGACGGCCGCACCCTTGCCTTATTGCCGACTACAACATCCAGAAGGAGTTCACTCTGCACCTGGTCCTCCACCTTCGCGGCGGCGACCGTGGCGGCTACCCCACCATGCGTGTGTCGTGGGACCTCATCAACCTGCCAGCAAGCACAATGAGAGCAAGATGATCTGCCGCAAGTATGTAGCATCTCCAACATGGCCCCTACTTAAGCCCTCATAACTAAATATGGGGTCTTAGACCAAAAATCTCACTCCAGCAGGACCCCTACTATGGACCCCAAATTTGTTGGGTCAACAAAATCCACCCCACAGCCAACAGATTCGTTGGGTCAGCTTCAGCCCCGATCCGACAGTTTCGTCTGGTTTTTTGCCCGCGCGCGCAATTTCTTCCCACGCTCGCCCCTCCCGCCCACTCGCACGTCATTTTTCCCCAGCGCGCGCCGCTAGGGTTCACAGCACACCGTCAATCCTCCACTCGGCTTCTTGTGCGAGCGTGCCTCGATCCCCTCGGCGAGCTACGACCTCCGCCCCCTGCGAATCCCCCTGCGAGGCGTGACCCCCGGCGCCGCGAGCGTCCGGTGACTTCCCCGGCAAGATGCGACCACCGCCCCCTGCGAATCCCCTGCGAGGCGCAACCTCCGGCTCCAGCGACTCTCCCATCGAAGGTACGACTGAAGCCGTTGCTTCCTGGTCCTTTCGAGCTCACGCAGAATAGAGGCATATGCAGCAGGCTGCTTAGTCGTAGCCATGTATGGCGCGCGTAGGGAGAGGTGTATTGCAGCAGGGAGCGAACGCGTGGAGAACATGCTGCTCTGCTGCTTCCTTTCTACGTTACAAGCCTGAATGAGCTGTATCCAATTTGGATCCTACTAGTGTGGTACTGTATGATGTGATGTTTTTTTAATCCTATCCAATTTGGatcctagtagtagtagtgtGAAATTAAACTGGCTTGCTGCAGGTGTTGTCCATATGTACTAAAATAACTGCTTTCAGCTTGTTACTCCACACATTTATGCAAAGTCTAGATGGTTGGGAGCCCAAAACATTAATTATGTGTTTTTTATACAGTTTGTGATATGCCGCAGGGAGGTCCTTGGTCACGGATGGTTTCCGGCGAATTTGAGATTGATGACATTGGAATTTCACCTAATCAACCTAGTGCACCAAAGAAGAAGGCAATCCGTGCTGCTAACTACTCTCTGGATGAAGACATCCAATTGTGTGAATCTTGGGAGAACATAAGTTTGGATCCTATCACTGGAAATGAGCAACCTGGCAAGGCCTATTGGAAGCGAATTCATGATAACTTTCATGCGAACAAAAAATTTGCATCTGATAGGAATGCGAACTCTCTTGAGCATCGGTGGGCGACAATTCACAAAGAGTGCCAGAAGTTTCAAGGTTTATATGATGAGGTTGAGCGCCGCCATCCTAGTGGAGTGCCATACCAGGAACATGTGAGAAATTTATTAGTTGCTGCATCATTGTTGCAAGAAGTTGCTGCATCTTTGATTTTGTTAAGCTGCTGCATCATTATCTTTATTAAGCTGCTGCATCTTTGATTTCAGTTGCTAGAAGCTCAAAAATTATATGCTGGTGGAAAGAAGAAGCAGGGCTTTCCTTTCCTTCATTGTTGGCAGATGATTAGGCATAGCGAGAAGTTTGTGCCCCCTGTCACCAACAAAAGGCCTAGGGAAAGCAATTCACCACCAGGAACAGTGGATGTGTTTGATCTAGAAGATGGTGAGAGTAATAAGAGCCAAACCCCTGACTCTGCTATGCCTAGCAGTAAAAGGCCTATGGGGAGGAAGCAAGCTAAGGAGAAGCTGAAGAAAGGAGGAGAACAAATGGATTATAGCTTGATAGAGAAATTTCTTTCAGACAAAGAGAAAGTTAGAGAGGATAGGTGGCAAGAGAACAAGATGATGCATGAGCGCAGATTAGCACTTGAAGAGCGCAAGATTGCAAATGAGGAGGACAAAACGCTATGGGAGAAAGAACAAAAGATTATGTTTTGTGACCTTGAGAAATTAGACCCCTCCCAGAAGACATATGTGATAGCAATGAGGGCTCAGATTGCAGCACAAAAGATGGCGACCTTTAACAGCGCTTTTGCTGGTAGCAATGGAGGACATGAAGCTAGTGGTGGAGAAATTTGATATTGAAGCGGTGGAGGACATGGTAGCTGCAGGCTATTAGTGTTTTCATTTGATAATGATGTAATGAACTATTACTATGCCTGTTGATTTTGGGATCTAGTGCCTGACTGAAGTAGCACAATCAGTCAATGCAAGTTGGCTTGCACCTCTAGTTTCAGTTCATTACAGTTCTAGTTTATTGCAGAGGCTTTTGAACTATTGTTGCAGCTCTATTCTTTTGGATGTCGTCAAATCTGAAccaaatttatgtttgaatttaaatttgaatatTAGCATTTTTCGTTTATTATTTTACGCATGGTGCTTTATTGATATAGTTCAAAtaaatt from Miscanthus floridulus cultivar M001 chromosome 11, ASM1932011v1, whole genome shotgun sequence includes these protein-coding regions:
- the LOC136493800 gene encoding uncharacterized protein; the protein is MRPPPPANPLRGATSGSSDSPIEVCDMPQGGPWSRMVSGEFEIDDIGISPNQPSAPKKKAIRAANYSLDEDIQLCESWENISLDPITGNEQPGKAYWKRIHDNFHANKKFASDRNANSLEHRWATIHKECQKFQGLYDEVERRHPSGVPYQEHLLEAQKLYAGGKKKQGFPFLHCWQMIRHSEKFVPPVTNKRPRESNSPPGTVDVFDLEDGESNKSQTPDSAMPSSKRPMGRKQAKEKLKKGGEQMDYSLIEKFLSDKEKVREDRWQENKMMHERRLALEERKIANEEDKTLWEKEQKIMFCDLEKLDPSQKTYVIAMRAQIAAQKMATFNSAFAGSNGGHEASGGEI